Proteins co-encoded in one Dethiosulfovibrio salsuginis genomic window:
- a CDS encoding ABC transporter permease, which translates to MISPIQTTKISLRALAANRMRSALTVLGIVIGVTAVIVMFAVGTGAREEIAGKMSALGSNMLFIRPNYMPSSGARTTTVATLTVKDGEAIKAECSAVMAVAPTVNMNAQIIRGNANWSTRITGTTVSFLTLKDWSITSGREFTGSEERNSAKVCLLGVTVAKELFQDQDPLGQSVRIGKIPFTVIGVLDEKGESMMGDEDDDFRIRNVTQMVEATKSATAVMTMLLTAVASVSLLVGGIGIMNIMLVSVTERTREIGIRMAVGATATDIRIQFMTEALILSLIGGFTGVALGLGGAAAITAFTGWNTSVPMVAVALAVGVSAATGVFFGYYPASKAAALSPIEALRHE; encoded by the coding sequence ATGATATCGCCGATCCAGACGACAAAGATATCCCTCCGGGCCCTAGCTGCCAACAGGATGAGGTCGGCACTGACGGTTCTAGGCATAGTCATAGGGGTCACAGCGGTCATAGTGATGTTCGCCGTCGGCACCGGGGCAAGGGAGGAGATCGCAGGGAAGATGTCCGCCCTTGGCAGCAACATGCTCTTTATCAGACCCAACTATATGCCCTCGTCGGGGGCCAGGACCACCACCGTCGCCACCTTGACGGTCAAGGACGGAGAGGCGATAAAGGCGGAGTGTTCCGCTGTGATGGCAGTCGCCCCCACGGTCAACATGAACGCCCAGATCATAAGGGGCAACGCCAACTGGTCCACCAGGATCACCGGGACCACCGTATCCTTCCTGACGCTGAAGGACTGGTCCATAACATCCGGTCGGGAGTTTACCGGAAGTGAGGAGCGAAACTCCGCTAAGGTCTGCCTCCTAGGGGTCACGGTGGCGAAAGAGCTGTTTCAGGACCAGGATCCCCTGGGACAGTCGGTGAGGATAGGGAAGATCCCCTTCACTGTAATAGGGGTATTGGACGAAAAGGGCGAGTCCATGATGGGCGACGAGGACGACGACTTCAGGATAAGGAACGTCACCCAGATGGTGGAGGCCACTAAGTCAGCCACAGCGGTGATGACCATGTTGCTCACCGCTGTGGCGTCGGTGTCCCTGCTGGTCGGGGGAATCGGCATAATGAACATAATGCTGGTGTCGGTGACCGAGAGGACAAGGGAGATCGGCATAAGGATGGCCGTCGGAGCCACCGCCACGGACATCAGGATACAGTTTATGACCGAGGCGCTCATACTGTCGCTGATAGGCGGCTTCACAGGAGTCGCACTGGGGCTTGGAGGAGCCGCCGCCATAACCGCCTTTACCGGCTGGAACACCTCCGTCCCTATGGTCGCTGTGGCCCTGGCGGTAGGGGTGTCGGCGGCCACAGGGGTGTTTTTCGGCTACTACCCAGCCTCCAAGGCCGCCGCTCTGAGCCCGATAGAGGCGCTGAGACACGAATAA
- a CDS encoding ATP-binding protein — MFGIFRYKNGALALALALCLLWLLFPPMARSQPLVELTQEERDYLDQLGPVLMCVDPDWEPYEKLSQEGVYSGIAADLIGLISRSIGVSIDVVPTASWPDSIARVKSGDADVLAFLNRTDDRAKWLLFTESYFTDPNVFITREDHDFISDPARLTNEMVVLPKGTGVEEVIRRNYPDLNILLVDTEAEAFSMVSRKKADMTVRSLAVAAYTIRKEGYFNLKVAGELSLYTNHFRMAVVKSQPMLRDILDKGVSTVTPRDVQEAFNRHVSITVQSVVNYGLLVRVSLAFLTLFTLGLFFHLKLRRLNRVLADRQRKLEAVGAHLRLVIDTVPHYIFARDRDGRMLLCNRSAADALRLDQDDIIGKKVLDYRASEEEVEFYFQADRQVIDSGLYLFIPQERIVRKDGSMGWFQVIKIPYVNPDWGVPAVLGVATDITDLLEAKAQAEAASEAKSSFLANMSHEIRTPMNGVIGMADLLLTTSLDDEQRRYARTVKGSASALLTLLNDVLDISKIEAGRLELETVDFRLGEFLDEICPLFELSAKAKGISFSVNLDEDVPKVVKGDPTRLRQILANLLSNGIKFTARGSVSLSVSVKERSDPPVISFLVEDSGIGVPQDKMDRLFKTFSQVDSATNRRYGGSGLGLAISRELVEMMGGSIDVESVEGQGTAFTVDIPMAIGKEALCISPSESIGLPPTSGGHPRLLLVEDIPTNVEVAKGILGKIGVNCDVAFNGQEALDALKLQDYDLVLMDVQMPVMDGIEATRAIRASEPSHRRIPIVAMTAHSMAGDRERFFLAGMDDHLAKPVTLESLARVLGRWFPSLSVPEPTETTEVEDTLSPWDSQGFFRRLMGDVDQAMEIMGRFMEDLPRKIRSMGRAHSEGKFDELRSMAHGLKGAASSVGAEPLRQAAYSLEKGDVSSLGGLLEELVIQHDKLREAYENEKDTYSR; from the coding sequence TTGTTCGGTATTTTTCGTTATAAAAATGGGGCTCTGGCACTGGCACTGGCTTTATGTCTTCTATGGCTTCTTTTCCCGCCTATGGCCCGCTCTCAGCCCCTAGTGGAGCTCACCCAAGAGGAGAGGGACTATCTTGACCAGCTAGGCCCGGTGCTGATGTGCGTTGATCCCGACTGGGAGCCCTACGAAAAGCTCTCCCAGGAGGGGGTTTACTCTGGAATAGCCGCCGATCTTATAGGCTTGATATCCCGAAGTATCGGGGTATCAATAGACGTGGTCCCGACCGCCAGTTGGCCGGACAGCATAGCTAGGGTAAAGTCAGGGGACGCCGATGTCCTGGCTTTTTTGAACCGCACCGACGATAGGGCCAAATGGCTTCTGTTCACCGAGTCCTACTTCACCGATCCTAACGTTTTCATCACCAGAGAGGATCACGACTTCATATCAGACCCCGCCAGGCTGACCAACGAGATGGTGGTGTTGCCCAAGGGAACCGGGGTGGAGGAGGTCATACGCAGGAACTATCCCGATCTCAATATTCTTCTGGTGGACACCGAGGCGGAGGCCTTCTCCATGGTGTCCAGAAAAAAAGCCGACATGACCGTCCGATCCCTGGCTGTGGCGGCCTATACCATAAGGAAAGAGGGTTACTTCAACCTGAAGGTGGCGGGGGAGCTGTCTCTGTACACCAACCACTTCCGAATGGCGGTTGTAAAATCCCAGCCTATGCTACGGGATATACTGGATAAAGGGGTCAGTACCGTAACTCCCAGGGACGTCCAGGAGGCCTTTAATCGCCACGTCTCCATTACTGTCCAGTCGGTGGTGAACTACGGACTTTTGGTCAGGGTCTCACTGGCTTTTTTGACCCTTTTCACCTTGGGGCTTTTCTTTCACCTCAAACTCAGAAGGCTTAACCGTGTCCTAGCGGACCGCCAACGTAAGCTGGAGGCCGTCGGAGCTCATCTCCGACTGGTTATAGACACCGTCCCCCACTATATTTTCGCCAGGGACAGGGACGGTAGGATGCTGCTTTGCAACAGGTCCGCAGCCGACGCCCTTAGGTTGGATCAGGACGACATAATAGGGAAGAAGGTCCTGGACTACCGGGCCTCCGAGGAGGAGGTTGAGTTCTATTTTCAGGCGGACCGGCAGGTCATAGACTCAGGGCTCTATCTGTTCATTCCACAGGAGCGGATCGTAAGAAAGGACGGCTCTATGGGATGGTTCCAGGTCATCAAGATACCTTACGTCAACCCCGACTGGGGTGTTCCTGCGGTCCTAGGCGTCGCGACGGACATAACCGACCTTCTGGAAGCCAAGGCCCAGGCGGAGGCCGCCAGCGAGGCAAAGAGCTCCTTTTTAGCCAACATGAGCCACGAGATACGGACCCCTATGAACGGTGTCATCGGAATGGCGGACCTCCTTCTCACCACGAGCCTGGACGACGAACAGAGACGCTACGCTAGGACGGTGAAAGGCAGTGCCTCCGCCCTATTGACCCTTTTAAACGATGTTCTGGATATATCGAAGATAGAGGCTGGAAGGCTGGAGCTTGAGACGGTGGACTTTAGACTGGGGGAGTTTCTGGACGAGATATGCCCTCTGTTCGAGCTCTCCGCCAAGGCAAAGGGCATTTCCTTCTCCGTCAATCTGGACGAGGACGTTCCAAAGGTGGTTAAGGGAGATCCTACCAGGCTAAGACAGATATTGGCCAACCTCCTCAGCAACGGCATAAAGTTCACCGCCAGGGGATCGGTTTCCCTCTCGGTATCGGTAAAAGAGCGATCGGACCCACCGGTGATCTCCTTTTTGGTCGAAGACAGCGGAATAGGCGTACCACAGGATAAGATGGACCGACTGTTCAAGACCTTCAGCCAGGTGGACAGCGCCACTAACCGCCGTTACGGCGGATCGGGGCTGGGGCTCGCCATATCCAGGGAACTGGTGGAGATGATGGGAGGCTCTATCGACGTGGAGAGCGTCGAAGGCCAGGGAACCGCCTTCACAGTGGATATCCCTATGGCCATAGGAAAAGAGGCCCTCTGTATCTCTCCTTCCGAGTCTATAGGCCTTCCCCCAACGTCAGGGGGACACCCCAGGCTTCTTCTGGTGGAGGACATACCCACCAACGTGGAGGTAGCTAAGGGAATACTGGGCAAAATCGGCGTTAATTGCGACGTGGCCTTCAACGGGCAGGAGGCGTTGGACGCCCTCAAGCTACAGGACTACGACCTGGTGCTTATGGACGTCCAGATGCCGGTGATGGACGGAATAGAGGCCACAAGGGCGATCAGGGCCAGCGAGCCCTCTCACCGCAGGATCCCTATAGTGGCCATGACCGCCCACTCTATGGCGGGAGACAGGGAGAGGTTTTTCCTCGCCGGTATGGACGACCATCTGGCCAAGCCTGTGACCCTGGAGTCCCTGGCGAGGGTGCTGGGGCGGTGGTTCCCCTCCCTTTCGGTCCCTGAGCCCACCGAGACCACGGAGGTTGAGGATACCCTCTCCCCCTGGGACAGCCAGGGGTTCTTCCGCAGGTTGATGGGCGACGTGGATCAGGCTATGGAGATAATGGGTCGGTTTATGGAGGATTTGCCTCGAAAGATACGCTCCATGGGTAGAGCCCACTCGGAGGGCAAATTTGATGAGCTCCGGTCGATGGCCCACGGCCTTAAAGGGGCGGCCTCTTCGGTTGGGGCTGAGCCTCTGAGACAGGCGGCATACTCCCTGGAGAAAGGGGACGTCTCAAGCCTAGGGGGTCTCCTGGAGGAGCTTGTGATTCAGCACGATAAATTGAGGGAGGCGTATGAGAATGAGAAGGATACTTATAGCCGATGA
- a CDS encoding radical SAM protein: protein MKLELGYKMVLFRGGDRMISTGKVFKKSIISVSNIPGVDFTINPYVGCPHKCVYCYAEYIKQHTDHTEDWGDFVDVKVCHSRLPYRKIQGKTVVMSSATDCYNPFEASMEATREVLEDMVFSQCDFNLMVLTKGHLVVRDIDLLVKLRAKVGISMNTLDDSFRAISEPRASPVAQRIDALQALREAGLDTWIFVSPVFPAITDFRSIVEATYPWTCRYGFENLKLKWPYKSRVLQMIWDHRPDLIPLYRRIFLDEDRSHWNGLSREIRSYCGGRKIDFDVYF, encoded by the coding sequence ATGAAGCTTGAGCTGGGATATAAGATGGTCCTCTTTAGAGGAGGTGATCGGATGATATCCACAGGGAAGGTCTTCAAAAAGTCCATCATATCGGTCTCGAACATACCAGGGGTGGACTTCACGATAAACCCCTACGTTGGCTGTCCCCATAAGTGCGTCTACTGCTACGCCGAGTACATAAAGCAGCACACCGACCACACAGAGGACTGGGGGGACTTCGTGGACGTGAAGGTCTGCCACTCTCGGCTGCCCTACAGGAAGATCCAGGGCAAGACGGTGGTAATGTCGTCCGCCACCGACTGTTACAACCCCTTCGAGGCCAGCATGGAGGCCACCAGGGAGGTACTGGAGGACATGGTGTTCAGCCAGTGCGATTTTAACCTGATGGTCCTCACCAAGGGACACCTGGTGGTTCGGGACATAGACCTGCTGGTCAAGCTGAGGGCAAAGGTGGGGATCTCCATGAATACCTTGGACGATTCCTTCAGGGCCATATCGGAGCCCAGGGCCTCCCCGGTCGCCCAACGGATAGACGCCCTGCAAGCCCTCCGAGAGGCGGGGCTGGACACCTGGATCTTCGTGTCCCCGGTGTTTCCGGCCATAACCGATTTCCGCTCCATCGTCGAGGCCACCTACCCCTGGACCTGTCGTTACGGTTTCGAGAACCTGAAGCTCAAATGGCCCTATAAGAGCAGGGTCCTCCAGATGATATGGGACCACCGCCCCGATCTGATACCCCTCTACAGGAGGATATTTCTGGATGAGGACCGATCCCACTGGAACGGCCTTTCCCGAGAGATTCGATCCTACTGCGGAGGTAGGAAGATCGACTTCGACGTGTATTTTTAA
- a CDS encoding ABC transporter ATP-binding protein — protein MLAELIRGLTGKAKLFMSLAMVSFTVGSLLNVGITLVALDGLRLISSGETLNLWHFGFKLAALFVAKGISNTVAEVAQHQAGFDTVATVRERLILTMKKIYLGFYTEERIGELNTVIQKDVGNLQPVVVHFWSKTVSSILVAALVGVGLFLVDWRMGLAMVSLTPVALLVMFSGIGSNGRLQKETQDDLADMVSLFVEYTKGIPLIKAFGESSSFEGKLRDSMVKFGESSKAISRSVAGYMGRYFFLLDLCYGALVVVGATLVFYGKATLFNYILFVVLSREFYRPFVELESYWLNFIKGKDSYSRISKVLSAPTIKPSPNSKKPKGMDLKFCGVGFSYGKEGFGLKDVDLDIGGDSLIALVGPSGGGKTTIANLILRFWDVQRGRIVVGGVDIRDIDYDEFLSNVSIVMQNVILFEDTIFENIKVGRRDASREEVVEAAKKAMIHDFISGLPKGYDTPVGENGVGLSGGQRQRISIARALLRDAPLVILDEMTSSLDPINEVKIQRAIDNLTASKTVVVIAHHLRTIQNADRIVVLNDGQVVESGKHRELLDNGGLYKELWDAQEASREWEWAV, from the coding sequence ATGTTAGCTGAGTTGATCAGAGGTCTGACGGGGAAGGCCAAGCTGTTTATGTCCCTTGCGATGGTATCCTTCACCGTCGGATCCCTCCTGAACGTCGGGATAACCCTGGTCGCCCTTGACGGCCTCAGGCTCATAAGCTCAGGGGAGACCTTGAACCTGTGGCATTTTGGGTTCAAGCTGGCGGCGCTTTTCGTCGCCAAGGGGATCTCTAACACCGTGGCGGAGGTGGCCCAGCATCAGGCCGGGTTCGACACCGTCGCCACGGTCAGGGAAAGGCTTATACTGACCATGAAGAAAATCTATCTCGGGTTCTACACCGAGGAGAGAATCGGAGAGCTGAACACTGTGATCCAGAAGGACGTAGGCAACCTTCAGCCGGTGGTGGTCCATTTCTGGTCCAAGACCGTCAGCAGTATCCTGGTGGCGGCGTTGGTCGGAGTGGGACTATTTCTCGTCGACTGGAGGATGGGGCTGGCCATGGTTTCCCTGACTCCCGTAGCCCTGCTGGTCATGTTCTCCGGCATAGGATCTAACGGCAGATTGCAGAAGGAGACCCAGGACGACCTGGCGGACATGGTAAGCCTCTTCGTCGAGTACACCAAGGGCATCCCCCTGATTAAGGCCTTCGGGGAGAGCTCGTCCTTCGAGGGGAAGCTCAGGGACAGCATGGTCAAGTTCGGCGAGAGCAGCAAGGCCATATCCAGGTCCGTCGCCGGTTACATGGGAAGGTACTTTTTCCTTCTGGACCTCTGTTACGGTGCTTTAGTGGTCGTCGGGGCCACGTTGGTCTTCTACGGAAAGGCGACGCTGTTCAACTACATCCTGTTCGTCGTCCTGAGCAGGGAGTTTTACAGGCCCTTTGTCGAGCTTGAGAGCTATTGGCTCAACTTCATAAAGGGAAAAGACAGCTACAGCAGGATCTCGAAGGTCCTCAGTGCCCCTACGATAAAGCCCAGCCCGAACAGCAAAAAGCCCAAGGGGATGGACCTAAAGTTCTGCGGCGTGGGCTTTTCCTACGGGAAAGAGGGCTTTGGGCTGAAAGACGTCGATCTCGATATCGGAGGTGACTCTCTCATAGCCCTCGTTGGCCCCTCTGGAGGGGGAAAGACCACTATAGCCAACCTGATCCTGAGGTTTTGGGACGTTCAGAGAGGGCGTATAGTGGTCGGAGGGGTGGACATAAGGGACATCGACTACGACGAATTTCTCTCCAACGTGAGCATAGTAATGCAGAATGTCATACTGTTCGAGGACACTATCTTCGAGAACATAAAAGTCGGCAGAAGAGACGCCTCCAGGGAGGAGGTCGTCGAGGCCGCCAAGAAGGCCATGATACACGACTTCATCTCGGGGCTTCCCAAAGGCTACGATACGCCGGTAGGGGAGAACGGCGTTGGGCTGTCGGGAGGTCAGAGGCAGAGGATCTCCATCGCCAGAGCCCTCCTCAGGGACGCACCTCTAGTTATACTGGACGAGATGACCAGCAGCCTGGATCCCATAAACGAGGTCAAGATACAGAGGGCCATAGACAACCTGACCGCCAGCAAGACGGTGGTCGTCATAGCCCACCACCTGAGGACGATCCAAAACGCCGACAGAATCGTCGTCTTAAACGACGGTCAGGTCGTCGAGTCGGGAAAACATAGGGAGCTTCTGGATAACGGTGGCCTCTACAAAGAGCTCTGGGACGCCCAGGAGGCATCCAGAGAGTGGGAGTGGGCGGTCTAA
- a CDS encoding GGDEF domain-containing response regulator, whose translation MRRILIADDDMTSRAVLATVLRKIGYDPVEVEDGDSAFRIMTEEDSPSIAVLDWVMPGMDGLDVVKAVREVKGDLPPYIIMLTSRGEKSDVVLGLDGGANDYVSKPFDTGELRARIEVGRRMIEMHRALVQSKEALEYQASHDSLTGLLNRGATIKRLEEELAHGHSRSGDLVVAVLDIDHFKNVNDTYGHQTGDDVLMELSRQMDRSCCGRGVVGRMGGEEFLAILRFPHPDEARPFLDQLRNSIGSSPMDTRSGPVSISVSVGACVAVEGQGLDRLLGLADSALYRAKDLGRNRVEWS comes from the coding sequence ATGAGAAGGATACTTATAGCCGATGACGACATGACCTCCAGGGCGGTCCTGGCGACGGTGCTCAGGAAGATAGGCTACGACCCAGTGGAGGTGGAGGACGGAGACAGCGCCTTTCGCATCATGACCGAGGAGGACAGCCCTTCTATAGCGGTGCTTGACTGGGTTATGCCAGGCATGGACGGCCTGGACGTGGTCAAGGCGGTGAGGGAGGTCAAGGGAGACCTGCCTCCTTACATAATAATGCTTACCTCCCGAGGGGAGAAGTCCGACGTGGTTCTGGGACTGGACGGAGGGGCGAACGATTACGTCTCCAAGCCCTTCGACACAGGGGAGCTCCGGGCCAGAATAGAGGTTGGTCGACGGATGATAGAGATGCACCGGGCCCTGGTCCAGAGCAAAGAAGCCCTGGAGTATCAGGCCTCCCACGACAGTCTCACCGGCCTTCTAAACCGAGGGGCCACAATAAAGAGGCTGGAGGAGGAGTTGGCTCATGGCCATTCCAGATCCGGCGACCTTGTGGTGGCGGTGCTGGACATAGACCATTTCAAGAACGTCAACGATACCTACGGACACCAGACCGGAGACGACGTCCTGATGGAGCTGTCGAGACAGATGGATCGCTCCTGCTGTGGACGAGGGGTCGTGGGGCGGATGGGAGGGGAGGAATTTCTGGCCATACTCCGCTTCCCCCACCCCGACGAGGCCAGGCCCTTTCTGGATCAGCTCCGCAACTCAATAGGGTCCTCCCCGATGGACACCAGATCAGGCCCTGTGTCCATCTCCGTCAGCGTAGGGGCCTGTGTGGCTGTGGAGGGTCAGGGCCTGGACCGACTCCTTGGCCTGGCCGACTCGGCGCTCTACAGGGCGAAGGATCTGGGCCGAAACCGGGTCGAGTGGAGCTAG
- a CDS encoding NAD(P)/FAD-dependent oxidoreductase produces MERVVILGGGPAGISAAKLLRGFRPDWEVTMVRPEPSSVIYCAIPYVVEGLLDIDRICKSDDIVTDTGTNLVKEKATKVDFDGKTVTTEGGKVLPYDKLLIALGARPLMPPLEGLSGAKNVFPVKTEEDLRAILEAITPNSRKALIVGAGNIGIEMAQAMNRRGLETSIVEMAHHVLPAMMDLDMVADVERELRGRGIDLMTGVGVKSFDRSGDVISKAHLTDGGAISLNEYGEDDLIVMSVGVRPEVELFKGTALPMGPMGVIVDDKMETGIPDVWAAGDVCQYSSFLDGEIVGGKLATNAVPMAKVAARNMVGLEWNYQGFVNGAVTVVDPLRIGGVGFSEEACRKKGLDVVIGRGKTTTRFPMMPGATEVTVKLIFKRDGKLIGGQVVGGEAVAERIDTLTMAIKAGFSAKDLMSFDYCSQPWQTFFPASNAIVAAAEDGWSKLI; encoded by the coding sequence GTGGAGAGAGTTGTCATATTAGGAGGAGGCCCGGCGGGGATCAGCGCTGCCAAGTTGTTGAGGGGATTCAGACCTGATTGGGAAGTAACCATGGTAAGGCCGGAGCCATCCAGCGTCATCTACTGTGCCATTCCCTACGTTGTGGAGGGTCTTTTGGACATAGACCGTATATGCAAATCCGACGACATAGTGACCGATACAGGGACGAACCTCGTGAAGGAGAAGGCCACAAAGGTGGATTTCGACGGCAAGACCGTCACCACCGAAGGAGGCAAGGTGCTGCCTTACGATAAGCTTCTCATAGCCCTAGGGGCCAGGCCGTTAATGCCACCTCTTGAGGGTCTCTCAGGGGCTAAAAACGTCTTCCCTGTGAAGACCGAGGAGGATCTCAGGGCGATCCTGGAGGCCATAACGCCGAACTCCCGTAAGGCCCTGATCGTCGGGGCGGGGAATATAGGCATAGAGATGGCACAGGCCATGAACCGCAGGGGCCTGGAGACCTCCATCGTTGAGATGGCGCATCACGTCCTGCCGGCCATGATGGATCTGGATATGGTGGCTGACGTCGAGAGGGAGCTCAGGGGCAGGGGAATAGATCTCATGACCGGGGTCGGGGTGAAGTCCTTCGACAGGTCCGGGGACGTGATCTCCAAGGCGCACCTGACCGACGGAGGGGCCATCTCGTTAAACGAGTACGGCGAGGACGATCTGATCGTAATGTCCGTCGGGGTCAGGCCGGAGGTCGAGCTGTTCAAGGGAACCGCTCTGCCGATGGGGCCGATGGGAGTTATCGTCGACGACAAAATGGAGACCGGCATTCCGGACGTGTGGGCGGCAGGCGACGTATGCCAGTACAGCTCCTTCCTTGACGGCGAGATAGTCGGAGGGAAGCTGGCCACCAACGCCGTGCCCATGGCGAAGGTAGCGGCAAGGAACATGGTAGGGCTGGAGTGGAACTATCAGGGCTTTGTCAACGGAGCGGTTACGGTGGTGGATCCTCTGAGGATAGGGGGAGTCGGCTTTTCCGAGGAGGCCTGTCGAAAGAAGGGCCTGGACGTGGTGATCGGCAGAGGGAAGACCACGACCAGGTTTCCGATGATGCCAGGAGCCACCGAGGTGACCGTAAAGCTGATCTTTAAAAGGGACGGCAAGCTCATCGGCGGTCAGGTGGTCGGAGGAGAGGCGGTCGCGGAGAGGATAGACACCTTGACCATGGCGATCAAGGCGGGCTTCTCCGCAAAAGATCTCATGTCATTCGACTACTGCTCCCAGCCGTGGCAGACCTTCTTCCCAGCCTCCAACGCCATAGTGGCGGCGGCGGAGGACGGCTGGAGCAAGCTGATTTAG
- a CDS encoding ABC transporter ATP-binding protein has protein sequence MAQHLVVVDNLHKRYVLGDQEVNALQGVSFSVEKGDFVSIMGPSGSGKSTMMNMLGCLDVPTSGSYHLDGKDVARMKPDELARVRRDSLGFVFQGFNLLPRTTALENVELPMIYSGVPSGERKKRASEALKRVGLGDRQDHRPHQMSGGQQQRVAIARALVNRAPIILADEPTGNLDTANSTEKMELFQELNGEQGITVILITHEPEMALFSKRIITFRDGSIVEDRRLEP, from the coding sequence TTGGCCCAACACCTGGTGGTCGTAGATAACCTGCATAAAAGGTACGTCCTGGGAGATCAGGAGGTGAACGCACTCCAGGGGGTGAGCTTCTCCGTGGAGAAAGGGGACTTCGTCTCCATTATGGGACCATCGGGATCGGGAAAATCCACCATGATGAACATGCTGGGGTGTCTGGACGTGCCCACCTCGGGCTCCTATCACCTGGACGGTAAGGACGTGGCGAGGATGAAACCTGACGAACTGGCCCGGGTGAGGCGGGATTCGCTGGGATTCGTCTTTCAGGGATTTAACCTACTTCCCAGGACCACAGCACTGGAGAACGTGGAGCTTCCAATGATCTACTCGGGGGTCCCTTCAGGAGAGAGGAAAAAGAGGGCTTCCGAGGCACTGAAACGGGTGGGATTAGGGGACAGGCAAGACCACAGGCCCCACCAGATGTCCGGAGGCCAGCAGCAGAGGGTAGCCATAGCTAGAGCACTGGTGAACAGGGCCCCTATAATACTGGCTGACGAGCCTACAGGAAACCTGGATACAGCCAACAGCACCGAGAAAATGGAGTTGTTTCAGGAGCTCAACGGAGAGCAGGGGATAACTGTCATACTCATAACCCACGAGCCCGAGATGGCCCTCTTCTCTAAAAGGATAATAACCTTCCGGGACGGCTCAATCGTCGAGGACAGGAGGCTGGAACCATGA